In Temnothorax longispinosus isolate EJ_2023e chromosome 10, Tlon_JGU_v1, whole genome shotgun sequence, a single window of DNA contains:
- the LOC139820101 gene encoding uncharacterized protein produces MRLWILLTALLLVAILVAETSAKKSSKDVESGDGGRKEKKADVEYRTKDKQSKKKDKYVKEQKKRKSSSSEQNAEDPSENYSEVKKSEQKSKNKRNKRENAEAINEEGNINTEKKSKYSKDKIKTESKKDKNAKKQSKESEKPVEASQNSETHQKSKKGLKEEKNKKKSKNIDEVENVEKNANADVKSNKKRTKRSKSENSENVKVDKNEKKTKYDKKKKKEEVSKNTKSKAIEEEVIEADVTDSEQEETVDKTKNDKQKPQEASKKNKKNKKKREVQEEEQAEEEQQKTNTIKEEEDVNEIETSEIESEENCSAQVNDEECSASE; encoded by the exons atGAG ATTGTGGATATTATTGACTGCGCTTCTATTAGTTGCAATACTTGTTGCGGAAACTTCTGCAAAAAAATCGAGCAAAGATGTGGAATCAGGAGATGGTGgtcgaaaagaaaagaaggcCGATGTAGAATACCGTACAAA GGACAAACagtcaaagaaaaaagacaaatacGTAAAAgagcagaaaaaaagaaaaagtagcTCATCAGAACAGAACGCCGAAGATCCTTCCGAAAACTATTCAGAAGTGAAAAAGTCAGAACAGAAATCGAAGAACAAGCGGAATAAACGTGAAAATGCTGAAGCGATAAATGAAGAAGGGAATAtaaatactgaaaaaaaatcgaaatactCGAAAGATAAGATAAAGACGGAAagtaagaaagataaaaatgccAAAAAACAATCGAAAGAATCAGAAAAACCTGTTGAAGCTTCTCAAAATTCCGAGACTCACCAAAAGTCAAAGAAAGGCTtgaaggaagagaaaaataaaaagaaatcgaaaaatattgaCGAAGTAGAAAATGTAGAGAAAAATGCAAACGCTGATGTTAAAAGTAATAAGAAGAGGACAAAGCGCTCCAAATCGGAAAATTCTGAAAACGTTAAGgttgataaaaatgaaaagaaaactaaatacgacaagaaaaagaagaaggaagaggtATCCAAAAACACAAAGTCTAAAGCAATCGAGGAAGAAGTAATCGAAGCCGATGTAACAGATTCCGAGCAAGAAGAAACTGTGGACAAGACAAAGAATGATAAACAGAAACCTCAAGAAGcttcaaagaaaaataagaaaaataagaagaagCGTGAAGTACAAGAAGAAGAGCAAGCCGAGGAAGAGCAACAAAAAACAAACACTATCAAAGAGGAAGAAGACGTAAATGAAATTGAAACAAGTGAGATCGAATCTGAAGAAAATTGCTCAGCTCAAGTAAATGATGAAGAGTGTTCGGCATCAGAATAA